A segment of the Streptomyces sp. P9-A2 genome:
GAGCGGGTGTTCGTGAAGGCGCCGACCGCGGCGAACGTCTCGCCCGCCGGCGGTCACCAGTTCTTCGGCGAGGTCGACATCGACGGCGACAGCGGAGAGCTGACCGTACGGTTGCGGGAGCAGGACGGCACCGTGCTGTACGCGAAGCGGTTGCAGCCGGGCCTGGTCGGTCAGTGACCGGTCGATGGACAACCCGCCGACCGGCGAAGCGACAAAAGGATCATACGCGCCATAGGAACTCTTTACTCGTCAGCCATGGCACGTTAGTGATCACGAAACACACTTCCTTCACAGTGGCTGCATGAGCCGAGACATGCCGGACGAGAAGCACGACCGCCGGGGCCGTTCCCCGCAGGGGCGGTCGGGGGGCGAACGGACCGCACGGTTCACGGCGGCGTTGCACAGTTGGTGGGCACGCCGCCACGGTCACGCGCCCCCCGCATCCGATACCGACGGCGGCCGGGCCCCGGCCGCCGGGTCGCGGGACGGGGTGCCGGCCGCGTCGTCCGCCGACGGGGCCGGGCGCAGCGCCCCGCTGGAGAGCGCCCTGTGGCGGATGCGGACGACGGTGCGGGACGAACCGGGCGCGCTGGCCGCGCTGTGCACGGCGCTGGCCGGGGAGAGCGTCGACATCCTGAGCCTGCAGACGCACCCGCTGGGCACGGCCACGGTCGACGAGTTCCTGCTGCGGGTCCCCGCCCGCCTGACCGGCACCGGCCTCATGGCGGCGGTGTCGGGAGCCGGGGGCACCGACACCTGGATCGAGCGGGCCGACGCCCACGACCTGGTGGACGCGCCGACCCGGATGCTGGGCCTCGCCGCGCGTGCGGCCCTGGACCCCGCGGAACTCCCTTTGGCGATACGGAAGTTGCTGGGGCGGTGCACGATCCGTTCGCTGCCCGCCGCGCCGGGTACCGGCCGGCGGGCGCCGGAGGATGTGCCGGTCGAGGGGGCCCTGGAGGACACCGTGATGCGGCTGCGCGCCCCCGAGGGCGGTGTGATCACCGTGGAGCGGCCGTATCTGCCGTTCACACCCACCGAGTTCGCCCGAGTCAGGGCCCTGGTGGAGCTGGACGCCCGGCTCGGCCCCCGGGTCCCCCGCGGCCAGGACGTCCTCACGCTGCCCGAGGGCAGCGACATCACCGTGAGCCGGGCCTGCACCGGCGACCTGGAGGCGGCACGGGCGATGCACGAGCGGTGCTCGCCCGAGACCCTGCGCCTGCGCTACCACGGGCCGGTCGGCGATGTGGACCGCTACCTGAACCACCTGCTCAGCCCGCGCTTCGGCCGCACGCTCGCCGTGCGGACGGCCTCGGGGCGCATCGTCGGCCTCGGCCACCTGCTGTGGGACGGCGACGAGACCGAGGTGGCTCTGCTCATCGAGGACGCCTGGCAGCGCCGGGGCATCGGCGGTGAGCTTCTCGCCCGGCTGGCGGCGATGGCCGGCGAGGCGGGCTGCGCCCATGTCTACGCCGTGACACAGGCGTCGAACACCGGCATGGTCGCCGCGATGCGCGGCCTGGAACTCCCCCTCGACTACCAGATCGAGGAGGGCACCCTGGTCATCACCGCCCGCCTGGACCGGGAACCGGCCCGCCGCACACCGGAGGAGCGCGGCGAGCAGGAGCACAGCGGCTCCCGCGTCGGTCGCCGACCGTAGGCCGTCGCACCACGGAACACGTAGAGGGGCCACGCAGAGGGGACGGACGCGCGGTCCGGACACGCACTTCGAGCGGACCGAACGCGCAGACGGCCCGGCGGATTCCGCCGGGCCGCTCCGCCGGCGTTCTGTGGCCGCTCCGCGTGCGCGCGTCTCGGCCCGGCCGCCCCGTCCGGTCAGCCCAGCGCTCCGTCCAGGTCGGCCCACAGGTCGTCGACGTCCTCCAGGCCGACGGAGAGTCGCAGCAGCCGGTCGCCGACTCCCGCGGCCCTGCGGTCGCCGGCGTCGACGATGCGGTGGCTGATGGACGCCGGGTGCTGGATGAGGGAGTCCACGCTGCCGAGGCTCACCGCCGGGGTGATCAGCCGTACGCCGCCGATCACCTCGTGCGGGTCCCCGTGCACCTCGAAGGAGACCATCGCCCCGCCGATGCGCGGGTAGTGCACCCGGGCCACACGTTCATCGGCAGTCAGTCTGCGGGCGAGTTCGGCGGCGCTCGCCGAGGCTGCCCGGACCCGGACCGGCAGCGTCGACAGTCCTCGCAGCAGCAGGTAGCCGGCCAGCGGATGCAATACGCCACCGGTGGCGAACCGTATCTGCCGCAGCCGCCCGGCGAACTCCTCGTCGCAGGCCACCACGCCGGCCAGGACGTCCCCGTGCCCGCCGAGGTACTTGGTGGCGCTGTGCAGCACCAGTCGCGCCCCGTGCTCGGCCGGGCGCTGGAGGACGGGTGTGGCGAAGGTGTTGTCGACGAGCAGCGGCACGGAGCCGCAGTCCCGGGCGAGTGCCCGCAGATCGACCTCGGTCAGGGTCGGGTTGGCCGGTGACTCCACCAGCACCAGCCCGGTGTCGGGACGCAGTGCGTCGGCGACCCCCGCCGGGTCGGTCCACGTCACCTCGGAGCCGAGCAGCCCGGCGGTCAGCAGGTGGTCGCTGCATCCGTACAGGGGGCGCACGGCGACGACATGGCGCAGGCCCATGGAGCCGCGCGCCAGCAGGACGGCGCTGAGCGCGGCCATGCCGCTGGCGAAGGCGACGGCGGACTCCGTGCCCTCCAGGCGGGCCAGGGCGGTCTCGAAACGGGCGACGGTCGGGTTGCCGAGCCGTCCGTAGACGGGCGGGCCGTCCGGCTGTACGCCGGTGGCGGCGAAGGCGTCGATCCGGGCGGCCTCACCGCGGCTGTCGTAGGCGGGGTAGGTGGTGGACAGGTCGATCGGTGGGGCGTGCAGGCCCTGCCGGGCCAGGTCGTCCCGGCCGGCGTGCACGGCCTCGGTGGCGAGTGCTCTCGTGGTGCTGCGCGTGCCCATGCGTGCGTCCATGACCGAAGGGTGAACACCGGCCGGGCCGTGAGGGCCGGTTCCCGTGTTACGTTCGGCCGGTGGCCGATTCTGTCGTACTGGATCCGGTGGATCTTCATCTGCTGCGGCTGTTGCAGAACGACGCCCGGACGACGTATCGGGACCTCGCCGCGCAGGTGGGGGTCGCGCCGTCGACCTGCCTGGACCGGGTGAGCCGGTTGCGGCGCTCCGGAGTGATCCTCGGCCATCGGCTGAAGCTGGACCCGGCCAAGCTGGGGCGAGGGCTCCAGGCGCTGCTGTCGGTTCAGGTCAGGCCGCACCGGCGGGAGCTGGTGGGGCCGTTCGTGGAGCGGATCCGGGCACTGCCGGAATCGCTGACCGTCTTCCATCTGACCGGACCGGACGACTATCTGATCCATGTCGCGGTCGCGGACATGGCGGATCTGCAACGGCTGGTGCTGGACGAGTTCACGTCGCGGCGGGAGGTGGCACGCGTGGAGACGCGGTTGATCTTCCAGCAGTGGGACTGCGGTCCGCTGCTGCCGTCTTCGCCCTCGGCTCAATCCGGGTGACGTCCGGCGGGCCTCGTACCAGG
Coding sequences within it:
- a CDS encoding GNAT family N-acetyltransferase; its protein translation is MSRDMPDEKHDRRGRSPQGRSGGERTARFTAALHSWWARRHGHAPPASDTDGGRAPAAGSRDGVPAASSADGAGRSAPLESALWRMRTTVRDEPGALAALCTALAGESVDILSLQTHPLGTATVDEFLLRVPARLTGTGLMAAVSGAGGTDTWIERADAHDLVDAPTRMLGLAARAALDPAELPLAIRKLLGRCTIRSLPAAPGTGRRAPEDVPVEGALEDTVMRLRAPEGGVITVERPYLPFTPTEFARVRALVELDARLGPRVPRGQDVLTLPEGSDITVSRACTGDLEAARAMHERCSPETLRLRYHGPVGDVDRYLNHLLSPRFGRTLAVRTASGRIVGLGHLLWDGDETEVALLIEDAWQRRGIGGELLARLAAMAGEAGCAHVYAVTQASNTGMVAAMRGLELPLDYQIEEGTLVITARLDREPARRTPEERGEQEHSGSRVGRRP
- a CDS encoding trans-sulfuration enzyme family protein, with amino-acid sequence MDARMGTRSTTRALATEAVHAGRDDLARQGLHAPPIDLSTTYPAYDSRGEAARIDAFAATGVQPDGPPVYGRLGNPTVARFETALARLEGTESAVAFASGMAALSAVLLARGSMGLRHVVAVRPLYGCSDHLLTAGLLGSEVTWTDPAGVADALRPDTGLVLVESPANPTLTEVDLRALARDCGSVPLLVDNTFATPVLQRPAEHGARLVLHSATKYLGGHGDVLAGVVACDEEFAGRLRQIRFATGGVLHPLAGYLLLRGLSTLPVRVRAASASAAELARRLTADERVARVHYPRIGGAMVSFEVHGDPHEVIGGVRLITPAVSLGSVDSLIQHPASISHRIVDAGDRRAAGVGDRLLRLSVGLEDVDDLWADLDGALG
- a CDS encoding Lrp/AsnC family transcriptional regulator, coding for MADSVVLDPVDLHLLRLLQNDARTTYRDLAAQVGVAPSTCLDRVSRLRRSGVILGHRLKLDPAKLGRGLQALLSVQVRPHRRELVGPFVERIRALPESLTVFHLTGPDDYLIHVAVADMADLQRLVLDEFTSRREVARVETRLIFQQWDCGPLLPSSPSAQSG